A genomic stretch from Kribbella amoyensis includes:
- a CDS encoding MFS transporter, with product MGSGGAVGLVRGNRAFRVLFVARSVSFLGDSLSLVALLLFVEADTGAALAVALLLLAGDFVPGLFGALAGAVGDRLDLRRVLVVCDVLQGLLVVAMAVALPPLPVLLVLVAVRGVVAQVFQAGSRSALPALVRDDELEAANSTLGAGTNGLEAIGPLVAAGLFLVLDVREILLIDAATFLVSAVLLSRLPALPPRAEHREGSLLSNVREGLGYIWRTKAVRVIGLGFFAVVAFSGVDDVAMVFLAKEELRATDSAAATLYAGVGIGLIVGFLLLARVGRWFSMPVLMVVGFAVSSAGNLFTGLAWAVLAALALQTIRGLGIAAIDVGVNTHLQRVVPAAMLGRVFGNLYGAIGVAAGVSYLLGGVLLEQTDARVTFVVAGAGGLLAAAGTGIALLRARR from the coding sequence ATGGGTTCGGGTGGTGCGGTCGGGTTGGTCCGGGGGAACCGGGCATTCCGAGTGCTTTTCGTGGCTCGGTCGGTGTCTTTCCTCGGGGACTCGCTGAGTCTGGTGGCGTTGCTGTTGTTCGTCGAGGCGGACACCGGGGCCGCGTTGGCCGTGGCGTTGCTGCTGCTTGCCGGGGACTTCGTGCCGGGGTTGTTCGGGGCTTTGGCGGGGGCTGTCGGGGATCGGCTCGATCTCCGGCGGGTGCTGGTGGTTTGTGATGTCTTGCAAGGGCTGCTGGTGGTGGCGATGGCGGTCGCGTTGCCGCCGTTGCCTGTGTTGCTGGTGCTGGTGGCCGTACGGGGTGTGGTGGCGCAGGTCTTTCAGGCGGGGTCGCGGAGTGCGTTGCCCGCGTTGGTGCGGGACGACGAGCTCGAGGCGGCGAACTCCACGTTGGGGGCCGGGACCAACGGGTTGGAGGCGATCGGGCCGTTGGTGGCGGCCGGGTTGTTCCTGGTGCTCGATGTTCGCGAGATTCTGCTGATCGACGCCGCCACGTTCCTGGTGTCCGCGGTACTCCTCAGCCGGCTCCCCGCGCTCCCGCCCAGGGCCGAACACCGCGAGGGCAGCCTCCTGAGCAACGTGAGGGAGGGGCTCGGGTACATCTGGCGGACGAAGGCCGTGCGGGTGATCGGGCTCGGATTCTTCGCCGTGGTCGCGTTCAGTGGGGTGGACGACGTCGCGATGGTGTTCCTCGCGAAGGAGGAGTTGCGCGCGACCGACTCGGCCGCGGCGACCTTGTACGCCGGGGTGGGGATCGGCCTGATCGTTGGATTCCTGCTGCTGGCCCGGGTCGGTCGGTGGTTCTCGATGCCGGTGTTGATGGTCGTCGGGTTCGCGGTGAGCAGCGCCGGCAACCTGTTCACCGGGCTCGCCTGGGCCGTCTTGGCCGCGCTCGCGTTGCAGACGATCCGCGGGCTCGGGATCGCCGCGATCGACGTCGGAGTCAACACCCACCTGCAACGGGTCGTCCCGGCGGCGATGCTCGGTCGGGTGTTCGGCAACCTGTACGGCGCGATCGGTGTGGCCGCCGGGGTTTCGTACCTGCTCGGCGGCGTCCTCCTCGAACAGACCGACGCCCGCGTCACCTTCGTCGTCGCCGGCGCGGGTGGTTTGCTCGCCGCGGCCGGGACCGGGATCGCGTTGCTCAGAGCGCGGCGATAG
- a CDS encoding site-specific integrase: MLVYAGVDPVTGKDSYLSESTRDEKKIPEIRSRLLAKVDRQRNAATKATLAYTLDAWMEVHEAGESTLDDYRALIERTIAPALGDVPVSKIGAHALERFYAQLRRCRARCNGKPFVEHRAADPHECRSVQHRWRPGRPSAKSQAEHDCVVAQCKVVECADHVCKPLSAATVRKVHFIISGALAAATRWDWIASNPATEAKKPKQTAPQPKPPTSEEAVRIVAAAWDQDEDWGMLIWLKMVTGARRGELLALRWQDVHLGEGVLEIRRSFTQRRGKAREKDTKTHQMRRISVDPDTIDLLQQHQRRCQSLLEQLGIPYNESAFVFSYEPDHGRPCNPDGISHRYAKMCAGLNIASHLHTLRHYSATELISSGVDIRTVAGRLGHGGGGTTTLRVYTAWVAQSDRQAASILANKMVRPGATPPGTSGQDS; the protein is encoded by the coding sequence GTGCTTGTGTACGCCGGGGTGGACCCCGTCACGGGCAAGGACTCGTACCTAAGCGAGTCGACCCGGGACGAGAAGAAGATCCCGGAGATCAGATCTCGGCTGCTGGCCAAAGTCGATCGCCAACGGAATGCGGCAACGAAAGCGACACTGGCGTACACGCTCGACGCATGGATGGAGGTCCACGAGGCCGGTGAGTCGACGCTGGACGACTATCGCGCGTTGATCGAGCGCACGATAGCTCCCGCCCTCGGTGACGTCCCAGTGTCGAAGATCGGCGCACACGCACTGGAACGGTTCTATGCCCAGCTCAGGCGCTGCCGCGCCCGGTGCAATGGCAAACCCTTTGTCGAGCACCGCGCCGCTGATCCGCATGAGTGTCGCAGCGTGCAGCACCGCTGGAGGCCCGGACGTCCAAGCGCGAAGTCTCAGGCTGAGCACGACTGTGTCGTTGCTCAGTGCAAGGTAGTCGAGTGCGCTGACCACGTTTGCAAGCCGTTGTCAGCAGCAACGGTGCGTAAGGTCCACTTCATCATCAGCGGTGCGCTCGCAGCTGCGACCCGCTGGGACTGGATAGCCAGCAATCCAGCGACCGAGGCCAAGAAGCCAAAGCAGACTGCGCCTCAACCGAAGCCGCCGACGTCCGAGGAAGCTGTGCGGATCGTCGCCGCAGCGTGGGACCAGGACGAGGATTGGGGGATGCTGATCTGGCTCAAGATGGTAACCGGAGCGCGCCGCGGGGAGCTGCTTGCCCTTCGCTGGCAGGACGTTCACCTAGGCGAGGGCGTTCTGGAGATTCGCCGCAGCTTCACCCAGCGGAGGGGCAAAGCGCGCGAGAAGGACACTAAGACTCACCAGATGCGACGGATCAGCGTCGATCCAGACACCATCGACCTTCTCCAGCAGCACCAACGCCGCTGTCAAAGCCTCCTGGAGCAGCTCGGGATCCCGTACAACGAATCCGCCTTCGTTTTCTCGTACGAACCCGACCATGGCCGGCCATGTAACCCAGACGGCATCAGCCACCGCTACGCGAAGATGTGTGCAGGGCTGAATATCGCTAGCCATCTCCACACCCTGCGGCACTACTCGGCAACTGAGCTGATCAGCTCCGGCGTCGACATCCGCACGGTCGCCGGCCGCCTGGGGCACGGCGGCGGAGGCACAACAACCTTGCGTGTGTACACCGCTTGGGTCGCTCAATCAGACAGACAGGCCGCCAGCATCCTGGCCAACAAGATGGTCAGACCCGGCGCCACACCCCCAGGCACATCAGGCCAAGACTCCTAG
- a CDS encoding MFS transporter encodes MDVVRSVGLRSRWVPIAAYAAAGAATQLVWLNFAGVTTVAATRYGVSETAIGWLAQVFPLVYVVLAIPAGLVLDRWFRSGLVVGVLLTALGAVLRLIGDDYSWLLVGQLVASIAQPVVLNAVTGITGRYLAEKDRPTGIAIGTAGIFAGMVIAFVLSAVYSSGSDLPTVLAVSAGFSVVAAGAMIVALRKEGEHRLDRARPDRGALRATWGDPLIRRLCVLAIFPFGVFVAITTFAQALLEPAGVSGETASTILLVNVVAGVAGSAVIPVLVVRRRAESTLLVTSLTATSLACVALALVPGALVGFVAITTIGLLLLPALPIVLELVERRTGEADGTGAGLIWMAGNLGGLLVATAVGLLVDHPTAAFLVLAVVALVAVPGASALRRSIAAL; translated from the coding sequence CGGCGTCACCACGGTCGCGGCCACCCGGTACGGGGTCTCGGAGACCGCGATCGGCTGGCTCGCCCAGGTGTTCCCGCTGGTGTACGTCGTGCTCGCGATCCCCGCCGGGCTGGTGCTCGACCGGTGGTTCCGCAGCGGCCTCGTCGTCGGCGTACTCCTGACCGCTCTCGGCGCCGTCCTCCGGCTGATCGGTGACGACTACAGCTGGTTGCTGGTCGGTCAGCTCGTCGCGTCGATCGCCCAGCCAGTGGTACTGAACGCGGTCACCGGGATCACCGGAAGGTACCTGGCGGAGAAGGACCGGCCGACCGGGATCGCGATCGGCACGGCCGGGATCTTCGCCGGCATGGTGATCGCGTTCGTGCTGTCCGCGGTGTACTCGTCCGGGTCCGATCTGCCGACCGTGCTGGCGGTGTCGGCCGGGTTCTCGGTGGTTGCCGCCGGCGCCATGATCGTTGCTCTACGCAAGGAGGGCGAGCATCGCCTGGACCGAGCGAGGCCCGATCGCGGGGCGTTGCGGGCGACCTGGGGCGATCCGCTGATCCGCCGATTGTGCGTGCTCGCGATCTTCCCGTTCGGAGTGTTCGTTGCCATCACCACCTTCGCGCAGGCTCTCCTCGAACCAGCGGGCGTGAGTGGCGAGACGGCCAGCACGATCCTGCTGGTCAACGTCGTCGCGGGTGTCGCCGGGAGCGCGGTGATCCCCGTCCTCGTCGTCCGCCGGCGCGCCGAGTCCACCTTGCTCGTCACGAGTCTGACCGCGACCTCGCTGGCCTGCGTCGCCCTGGCCCTGGTACCAGGTGCCCTCGTCGGGTTCGTGGCGATCACCACGATCGGGTTGCTGCTGCTCCCGGCCCTGCCGATCGTGCTGGAGCTGGTGGAACGACGCACCGGCGAGGCCGACGGTACCGGGGCCGGCCTGATCTGGATGGCGGGCAACCTCGGTGGCCTTCTGGTCGCGACCGCGGTGGGTCTGCTGGTGGACCACCCGACGGCCGCGTTCCTGGTACTGGCGGTTGTCGCCCTGGTCGCCGTACCGGGTGCGTCTGCGTTGCGCCGGTCTATCGCCGCGCTCTGA